A genome region from Carya illinoinensis cultivar Pawnee chromosome 2, C.illinoinensisPawnee_v1, whole genome shotgun sequence includes the following:
- the LOC122298892 gene encoding signal peptide peptidase-like 4 translates to MDFQRAPCIVGVLLLLSMSLGSAGDVVHRDNVPPKRPGCDNDFVLVKVPTWINGVHDRKYVGVGARFGPTLETKEKRANRTRVVLADPPDCCSTPKNNLTREVIMVHRGGCSFTFKANIAESAGASAILIINSDPELFKMGCEDNETNVHVHIPVVMLPLDAGVNLEKNLQNNSTVLVQLYSPLRPAVDIAEVFLWLMAVGTILCASYWSAWSAREEAIEQDKLLKDGSDEIPSLEGIGSSGFVEINTTAAILFIVIASCFLVMLYKLMSKRFIEILVVLFCIGGVEGLQTCLVTLLSCFRWFERVGQSYVKVPFFGAVSYLTLAISPFCVAFGIVWAVFRKISYAWIGQDVLGIALIITVLQIVRVPNLKVGTVLLSCAFLYDIFWVFVSKPLFHESVMIVVARGDKSGGDGIPMLLKIPRMFDPWGGYSIIGFGDIILPGLLVAFSLRYDWLAKKSLRSGYFLWAMTAYGLGLLITYVALNMMDGHGQPALLYIVPFTLGTFFTLGKKRGELNILWSRGKPEWPCQHIQFQPSQ, encoded by the exons ATGGATTTTCAGAGAGCTCCGTGTATAGTGGGAGTTCTGTTACTCCTAAGCATGTCTCTTGGGTCGGCCGGAGACGTGGTTCACCGCGACAACGTCCCTCCCAAGCGGCCTGGCTGCGACAACGACTTCGTTCTG GTAAAAGTCCCAACATGGATTAACGGTGTACATGACCGTAAGTATGTTGGTGTTGGTGCTCGATTTGGCCCTACCTTGGAAACAAAGGAAAAGCGTGCCAATCGTACTAGAGTTGTTCTTGCCGATCCTCCTGATTGTTGTAGTACTCCCAAGAATAAT CTTACGAGGGAGGTCATTATGGTGCACCGCGGAGGTTGCAGTTTCACATTTAAGGCAAATATCGCTGAATCTGCTGGTGCTTCGGCCATCCTCATAATAAACAGCGATCCTG AACTTTTTAAGATGggttgtgaagacaatgaaacCAATGTACATGTACATATACCTGTGGTTATGCTTCCACTAGACGCTGGGGTAAACTtggaaaaaaatttacagaACAACTCCACAG TGCTTGTGCAGCTATACTCTCCACTGCGTCCAGCAGTTGATATTGCGGAGGTGTTTTTATGGCTTATGGCTGTTGGTACTATCTTATGTGCTTCGTATTGGTCTGCTTGGAGTGCCAGAGAAGAAGCTATTGAGCAGGACAAGCTCTTAAAG GATGGTTCAGATGAAATCCCAAGTTTGGAAGGCATTGGTTCTAGTGGTTTTGTGGAAATCAATACAACAGCAGCGATTCTATTCATTGTGATTGCTTCATGCTTCCTAGTTATGCTTTACAAGCTTATGTCAAAACGGTTTATTGAGATACTGGTGGTTCTGTTTTGCATTGGTGGGGTAGAG GGCCTGCAAACCTGCTTGGTTACTTTGTTATCATG TTTCAGATGGTTTGAACGTGTGGGACAGTCATATGTTAAAGTACCCTTCTTTGGAGCTGTGTCATATCTGACACTGGCCATTTCCCCATTCTGCGTAGCATTTGGTATTGTTTGGGCTGTCTTTCGCAAAATCTCATATGCTTGGATTGGTCAAGATGTCCTT GGTATCGCACTAATAATCACCGTCCTTCAAATTGTTCGTGTCCCGAATCTCAAG GTTGGAACAGTCCTCCTCAGTTGTGCCTTCTTGTACGACATCTTTTGGGTATTTGTTTCTAAACCGTTGTTTCATGAGAGCGTGATGATAGTG GTAGCTCGGGGTGATAAGAGTGGAGGGGACGGTATCCCAATGCTACTAAAAATCCCACGGATGTTTGACCCTTGGGGTGGCTACAGCATCATAGGATTTGGTGACATTATCCTACCAGGACTGCTTGTAGCATTTTCATTAAG GTATGATTGGTTGGCAAAGAAGAGTCTTCGATCAGGGTACTTCCTTTGGGCAATGACTGCTTACGGTTTAG GTCTCCTCATCACATATGTTGCTTTGAACATGATGGACGGTCACGGCCAACCAGCTTTGCTTTACATCGTTCCATTCACACTTG GAACATTTTTTACTTTGGGAAAGAAGAGAGGTGAGCTTAACATCCTTTGGTCTAGAGGAAAGCCGGAATGGCCTTGCCAACACATCCAATTCCAACCTTCCCAATAA